The nucleotide window AAAGCGAAAAGTATCCTAATAGGTTCGTTTATGAATTCTATAAATCACACATTCCTTCCAAATCCTCAAACGATATGATTAAGCTGTATGCTGAACTCATCAGGAAATATCCTATTATTTCAATTGAGGATGGTCTTTCTGAACACGACTGGAAAGGCTGGAAAAATTTAACTGCAGAGCTTGGAAATAAAATTCAAATCGTCGGCGACGATATTTTCGTTACCAACCCGAAGATTCTTGCCGAAGGAATTAAAAAGCATATCGCTAATTCAATTCTTATTAAAGTTAATCAAATCGGAACTCTGACTGAAACTTTCGATTGTATCAATCTCGCTAAAGCTAACGGTTATGCTAATGTAATCAGCCACAGAAGCGGAGAGACGGAAGATTCATCCATTGCCGATATTGCTGTTGCTCTGAATTTAGGTCAGATTAAAACTGGTTCCGCTTCTCGTACCGACAGAATCGCTAAGTATAATCAGCTTCTTAGAATTGAAGAGGAACTCGGTTCAAAGGCTTATTTCCCCGGTAAAAAAGTATTTAATAAATTAAAGTAATTATAGATGAAATTATCCCAGTTCAAATTTACTTTTCCGAAAACCATGATTGCGAAGAGCCCTAAGACTCCTCGCGATATGTGTAAACTAATGGTTATCGACAAGGAAACACGCGAGATTAAATCACAAAAATTCAAAAATGTTATCGACTACATGAATGAAGGCGATGTTCTCGTGTTGAATGACAGTAAGGTCTTTCCTGCCCGTCTGTATGGCAACAAGGAAAAGACTAAGGCGAAGATTGAAGTCTTTCTGCTTAGACAGCTTTCTGAATCAGAAAATATATGGGATGTTGTTGTTGACCCCGCAAGAAAAGTTCGTATTGGTAATAGAATTTTTCTGAATAAGAATGTCTTTTGTGAAGTTATCGATAATACAACTTCCCGGGGTAGAATAGTTCGTTTTAACGTTAAAGAAGATTTCAAGAAAATTATCGATAAGCTGGGTAAAACTCCGCTGCCTTATTATATTAAGAGAGAGCCGACTGAAAAGGATAGGGAATTGTATCAGACTGTTTATGCTAAGAATGTCGGATCGGTCGCTGCTCCCGCAGCAGGATTGCATTTCACGAAAGAACTTCTGAAGAAAATTGAGAAAAAAGGTGTCAAAATAGCGTACATCACTCTGCATCTCGGTCTTGGAATGTTTAGACTTGTAGAAGTCGAAGACCTTTCAAAGCACAGAATGGATTCGGAGTATTATGAAATTACTCCGGAGTATAGCGACATGATTAATCAGGCAATCAATAAACGCAAAAAAGTTATCGCCGTTGGTACTTCAGTTTGCCGTGCCCTTGAATCGAGCGTTATTACAGGTTCTTTTGTGAGACCAACAAAAGGTTGGACTGACAGGTTTATTCATCCGCCTAACTCTATGAGTATTGTTGATAAACTTATTACCAATTTTCATCTCCCGCAAAGCACTATGCTTATGCTCGCATGCACTATTGCTGAACGCGATGACGTGATGAAAGCTTACAAGAAAGCAATCAAAGAGCATTACAAGTTCCTTGCTTACGGCGACGCAATGATGGTTGTATAAAACATGTATTAAAATTTAGTATTTCACGCTGATGAATTTTTATCTGATAATTCCTGCTTCGGGCACAGGAAACAGGTTCGGCTTGAAGACTCCGAAGCAGTTTTATAAAACAAAAGGCAAAGAAATTATTGTTCATACTTTAAGTAGATTTAATTCCGTTAAGGATATTAAATCTATTT belongs to Ignavibacteria bacterium and includes:
- the queA gene encoding tRNA preQ1(34) S-adenosylmethionine ribosyltransferase-isomerase QueA codes for the protein MKLSQFKFTFPKTMIAKSPKTPRDMCKLMVIDKETREIKSQKFKNVIDYMNEGDVLVLNDSKVFPARLYGNKEKTKAKIEVFLLRQLSESENIWDVVVDPARKVRIGNRIFLNKNVFCEVIDNTTSRGRIVRFNVKEDFKKIIDKLGKTPLPYYIKREPTEKDRELYQTVYAKNVGSVAAPAAGLHFTKELLKKIEKKGVKIAYITLHLGLGMFRLVEVEDLSKHRMDSEYYEITPEYSDMINQAINKRKKVIAVGTSVCRALESSVITGSFVRPTKGWTDRFIHPPNSMSIVDKLITNFHLPQSTMLMLACTIAERDDVMKAYKKAIKEHYKFLAYGDAMMVV